The following coding sequences are from one Diadema setosum chromosome 9, eeDiaSeto1, whole genome shotgun sequence window:
- the LOC140233490 gene encoding glycine cleavage system H protein-like — translation MAATLARFVTSQLKPAITVFQKCRHLHPSSAIIRRSFAGSSTLFDDKKYSTDHEWVMLQDDQTGRIGITDFAQGQLGDVVFIELPEVGATYERAEPFGTVESVKAASDVNAPVSGEVVEVNTALEGEPGLVNVSPYDDGWLVRMKLSDISELDDLMTKEQYEKYIEEAES, via the exons ATGGCTGCAACGCTAGCAAGATTTGTCACGTCTCAGCTTAAACCAGCAATTACGGTCTTTCAGAAATGCAGGCATCTCCACCCGTCGTCTGCCATAATCAGACGATCTTTTGCAGGTAGTTCAACACTGTTTGATG ATAAAAAGTACAGCACTGATCATGAGTGGGTCATGCTCCAAGATGACCAAACAGGGCGAATAGGCATTACAGACTTTGCACAG GGTCAACTGGGAGATGTAGTATTTATTGAACTTCCAGAGGTCGGAGCAACATATGAGCGAGCAG AGCCATTCGGTACTGTAGAGAGTGTGAAAGCAGCAAGTGATGTAAATGCTCCTGTATCAGGAGAAGTGGTGGAGGTGAATACTGCCCTGGAGGGAGAACCAGGACTCGTAAATGTTTCtccttatgatgatg GCTGGCTAGTGCGAATGAAGCTCAGTGATATCTCAGAGCTGGATGACCTGATGACAAAGGAGCAATATGAAAAATACATCGAGGAGGCAGAGAGTTAG